The Gemmatimonadota bacterium DNA segment ATCGTCCGTAATCGATCCGACGGGTGCGGGGGACACGTTCGCGGGGGGCTTCATGGGTTACCTCGCCCGGTCGGGCGATACCGGCGTCGATGGCTTGAAACGCGCCATGGTGCACGGCAGCGTCATGGCTTCGTTCAACGTGGAAGATTTCAGTGTCCGGCGTCTGGCGTCCCTTACCGAGGATGAGATTTCGGACCGGCACGATCGATTTCTGGAGATGATCACGCCTTAAACGCTCCGGAGATGATCACGCCTTGAGCGGCATCGCGTCCATGGAGACAGATCTGTCATGAATTTTACGACCATCCGGTGGGACCACGACGAAAGCGCCCTGGTGCTGCTGGATCAGACGCGCCTGCCCGGCGAAGTCGTGTATGAGCACTGCCGGGATCTTCCGTCCGTGGCGGAGGCCATCCGGCGGCTGAAAGTACGGGGGGCGCCCGCCATCGGCGTCGCCGCGGCCTTTGGCGTCGTCGTCGGCACCCGGCACAGCCGCGCGGCCGATTACGCGTCCTTCAGCCGGGAAGTCGACGACGCCGTGGACCTCCTGGCGGCGACCCGTCCGACGGCGGTCAACCTGTTCTGGGCCCTGGAGCGCATGCGCCGAGCCGTCCGGGAACACCAGGGAGCTCCCGTGGCGGATCTCAAGAACGCGCTGCTCAGGGAAGCTGAGGCGATACAGGCGGAAGACGAAACCACGTGCCGGCTGATCGGGGAGCACGGCGCCGGCCTGCTCCATTCGGGACAGACCGTACTCACCCACTGCAATGCCGGCGCGCTCGCCACGTCCGGGACGGGTACGGCCCTCGCCGTGGTGTACCAGGCGCACAGCGAAGGAAAGCGGATTCACGTGTACGCGGATGAAACGAGGCCCGTCCTGCAGGGCGCCAGGCTGACTTCCTGGGAACTGGCCCAGGCGGGCATAGGCGTCACGCTCATCTGCGACAACATGGCCGCCCAGGTCATGAAGGAAGGCCGGATAGACTGCGTGATCGTGGGCGCGGACCGCGTGGCCGCCAACGGCGACGTGGCCAACAAGATCGGCACCTACGGCGTGGCCGTGCTGGCCGATGCGCACGACGTGCCCCTGTACGTGGCGGCGCCCTTCTCTTCTATCGACCTGTCCATCGAATCGGGCCATGAGATTCCGATCGAAGAACGCGCGGCCGCCGAAGTCAGCCAGGGGCCGGGCGGACGCACCGCACCCGAGGAGGTGGCGGTGTACAATCCCGCATTCGACGTAACCCCGGCCCGTTACGTTGCTGCGATCATCACCGAACGCGGCGTAGCCAGGCAGCCCTACGCCGAAAGCCTCGCCGCGTTGTCACACCAGGAATGGGAACCGGCCGTCACCGGATAAAGGAGCGTGTACCATTTATGAAAACACCCACGGTTAAAATGGAAGACCTGACGCGTGACTGGCACGTCGTGGACGCCGACGGCAAGGTGCTGGGCAGGCTGGCCAGCGAAGTGGCCAAGGTCCTGCGCGGCAAGCACAAGCCCATCTACTCGCCGCACCTGGACACGGGTGACCACGTCATCGTCATCAACGCGGAAAAGGTGGTTCTGACGGGCAAGAAGCCGCAGAACAAGCTCTACTACCGCCACAGCGGCTATCCCGGCGGTCTGAAGACGATCAGCTACGAACGCATGGCCGCCCGCCATCCCGACCGGGCGCTGCGCATGGCCATTAAGGGCATGTTGCCGCACAACGCCCTCGGCCGCCAGATTTTCCGTAAACTCCGCGTGTACGCCGGCGCGGAACACCCCCACAGCGCCCAGAAACCGGTCGCGCTGGACATATAAGGAGAGCAACGGAGCATGAATTCGGATAGCCATGGACATCACGCAGTGGGCAGAAGGAAACGCGCGGTCGCCAAGGTCTGGCTGCGCGCGAAGAAGGAAGGCGCGAGCCACCAGGTCAACGACAAACCGCTGCTCGACTACTTCGATCGGCCCGGCCTCGTCGCCGCGATCGAGGAACCCCTGGTGCTCACCGAGATGAACGACCAGGTGGTCGTTTTCGCCCGGACCTTCGGCGGCGGGAAGACCGGCCAGGCCGGGGCGCTGAGGCTCGGCATAGCGAGGGCGCTGAAGGACATGGACGAAAGCCTCCACGCCCCGCTTCGCGAAGCGGGCATGCTGACGCGGGATTCACGCATAAAGGAACGCAAGAAGTATGGACTGGCCGGCGCACGGAAGCGGTTCCAGTTCTCGAAGCGTTAATTTACGGGACGCAGGCCTATCCGCCTGCCAGACAAGGAGATCAGAACCGCTAATGGGGATTCCTACCATCCAGGATTTGCTGGGCGCAGGCGTTCACTTCGGTCACCAGACCCGGCGCTGGAACCCGAAGATGAAACAGTTCATATTCGCTGAGCGTAACAATATATACATCATCGACCTGAAGAAGACGCTCAGCCAGATCGAAATCGCGTACAACGCCGTGCGCACGGCCGTCGAGAGAGGGCAGTCCGTCCTCTTCGTGGGTACGAAGAAGCAGGCCCGGCCCGTCATCATCGAAATGGCGCAGCGATGCGGCATGTTCTACGTCGCGGAGCGCTGGCTCGGCGGCATGTTGACAAACTTCCAGACGATACAGACCAGCGTCAAGCGGCTGGAAGAGCTCGAGAAAATGAAAGAACACGGCACCATGGACGCGCTCACGAAAAAGGAAGCCGCGAGCCTGGAAAAGGAACGCGAGCGCCTGCAGAAGGTCCTGGGCGGAATCCGTGACATGCGCGACCTGCCCGGCGTCATTTTCGTGGTGGACGCCCGGAAGGAACGCATCGCCGTCGCAGAGGCGAATACGCTGGAGATACCCATCGTCAGCATCCTGGATACGAACTGCGATCCCGACCTGATCGACTATCCCATACCCGGAAACGACGACGCGCTCCGGTCCATCGGTCTCATCACAGAAGTCGTGGCGAGCGCCGTGGAGGAAGGACTGCGCAACTCGGGCCGGGCCGTTCCGTCGGATGAAGCGCCGGTCGAGGAAGTCGAAGAAGAGGCGTAATCCGGATTCGTGGCCGGAGAAAGGCGGCCGTAGCGGATGATCGATGTCCGCTAAGAGTTTCATGTATCCATGACTATATCAGCAAGCGACGTAAAGACCCTGAGAAACCAGACCGGCGCCGGAATGATGGACTGCAAGCGGGCCCTGCAAGAATCCGAAGGAAGTATAGAGAAGGCGGTCACGCTCCTGCGTGAAAAAGGCATCATGGCGGCGTCCAAGAAAAGCGCCCGGGAAGCGAAAGAGGGCATCATTCATACCTATATCCATCCGGGCAGCCGTATCGCCACAATGGTCGAGATGAATTGCGAGACCGATTTCGTCGCCCGGAACGAGTCCTTTCAGACCCTGGCGCACGATATCGCCATGCAGGTGGCGGCCACGCGTCCCCTCGCCGTGGACCGGGACCAGATCGAAGAGGCCGTGCTGGACAAGGAGCGGGAGATATACTGGAACCAGGCCCGGAACGAGGGCAAGCCCGATCACATCATCGAACGGATCGTCCAGGGCAGGATAGAGAAATTCAACCAGGAAAACTGCCTGCTG contains these protein-coding regions:
- the mtnA gene encoding S-methyl-5-thioribose-1-phosphate isomerase, with the translated sequence MNFTTIRWDHDESALVLLDQTRLPGEVVYEHCRDLPSVAEAIRRLKVRGAPAIGVAAAFGVVVGTRHSRAADYASFSREVDDAVDLLAATRPTAVNLFWALERMRRAVREHQGAPVADLKNALLREAEAIQAEDETTCRLIGEHGAGLLHSGQTVLTHCNAGALATSGTGTALAVVYQAHSEGKRIHVYADETRPVLQGARLTSWELAQAGIGVTLICDNMAAQVMKEGRIDCVIVGADRVAANGDVANKIGTYGVAVLADAHDVPLYVAAPFSSIDLSIESGHEIPIEERAAAEVSQGPGGRTAPEEVAVYNPAFDVTPARYVAAIITERGVARQPYAESLAALSHQEWEPAVTG
- the rplM gene encoding 50S ribosomal protein L13; amino-acid sequence: MKTPTVKMEDLTRDWHVVDADGKVLGRLASEVAKVLRGKHKPIYSPHLDTGDHVIVINAEKVVLTGKKPQNKLYYRHSGYPGGLKTISYERMAARHPDRALRMAIKGMLPHNALGRQIFRKLRVYAGAEHPHSAQKPVALDI
- the rpsI gene encoding 30S ribosomal protein S9; this encodes MNSDSHGHHAVGRRKRAVAKVWLRAKKEGASHQVNDKPLLDYFDRPGLVAAIEEPLVLTEMNDQVVVFARTFGGGKTGQAGALRLGIARALKDMDESLHAPLREAGMLTRDSRIKERKKYGLAGARKRFQFSKR
- the rpsB gene encoding 30S ribosomal protein S2, whose translation is MGIPTIQDLLGAGVHFGHQTRRWNPKMKQFIFAERNNIYIIDLKKTLSQIEIAYNAVRTAVERGQSVLFVGTKKQARPVIIEMAQRCGMFYVAERWLGGMLTNFQTIQTSVKRLEELEKMKEHGTMDALTKKEAASLEKERERLQKVLGGIRDMRDLPGVIFVVDARKERIAVAEANTLEIPIVSILDTNCDPDLIDYPIPGNDDALRSIGLITEVVASAVEEGLRNSGRAVPSDEAPVEEVEEEA
- the tsf gene encoding translation elongation factor Ts translates to MTISASDVKTLRNQTGAGMMDCKRALQESEGSIEKAVTLLREKGIMAASKKSAREAKEGIIHTYIHPGSRIATMVEMNCETDFVARNESFQTLAHDIAMQVAATRPLAVDRDQIEEAVLDKEREIYWNQARNEGKPDHIIERIVQGRIEKFNQENCLLEQPFIRDTDKTVRDLITEAVATLGENIMVRRFVRYELGGE